One Periophthalmus magnuspinnatus isolate fPerMag1 chromosome 15, fPerMag1.2.pri, whole genome shotgun sequence genomic window carries:
- the zc3h15 gene encoding zinc finger CCCH domain-containing protein 15: protein MPPKKPVQATGSKKTQEKKKEKIIEDKTFGLKNKKGAKQQKFIKNVTQQVKYGQQSVRQMAQAEADKTKKGDKKKELDELNELFKPVVAAQKVSKGVDPKSVLCAFFKQGQCTKGDKCKFSHDLSMERKCEKRNMYVDERDEDLEKDTMENWDEKKLEEVVNKKHGEAEKKKAKTQIVCKYFLDAIESNKYGWFWVCPKGGDTCMYRHALPPGFVLKKDKKKEEKEEEISLEELIEKERSALGPNVTRITLETFLAWKKRKKQEKVDRAREEMEKKKADFRAGKSLVVSGREVFEFRPELVDDDDAEADDTKYTEEEEEEEEEQEAEVDGAVQDIDLSRFVPQEVDHTGITVASVDRFASKKPSEPSSQPDEQLNGACGGETNGLPGAEEDGGEEGGDDDDDDEEVPVDENLFTGEDLDELDEELNTLGLED from the exons ATGCCTCCGAAGAAACCCGTCCAAGCCACGGGAAGTAAAAAGactcaagaaaagaaaaaggaaaagatAATTGAG GACAAGACTTTtggcctgaaaaacaaaaagggAGCTAAACAACAGAAGTTCATAAAGAATGTAACACAGCAGGTGAAGTATGGGCAGCAGAGCGTGCGGCAG ATGGCCCAGGCTGAAGCCGACAAAACCAAAAAAGGTGACAAAAAGAAAGAGTTGGACGAACTGAACGAGCTCTTCAAACCCGTAGTCGCTGCTCAGAAAGTTAGCAAAG GCGTGGATCCAAAGTCGGTGCTGTGTGCCTTCTTCAAACAGGGCCAGTGCACGAAAGGAGACAAGTGCAAGTTCAGCCATGATCTGTCCATGGAGCGAAAGTGTGAGAAGAGGAACATGTACGTGGACGAAAGGGACGAGGATCTGGAGAAAG acactatggaaaactgGGACGAAAAGAAGCTGGAGGAGGTGGTAAACAAGAAACACGGAGAGGCCGagaagaaaaaagcaaaaacgcAAATT GTGTGCAAATATTTCCTGGATGCCATAGAGAGTAATAAATACGGCTGGTTTTGGGTGTGTCCAAAAGGGGGCGACACCTGTATGTACCGCCACGCTCTCCCACCGGGCTTTGTGCTGAAGAAAGacaagaagaaggaagagaaggaagaggagatcTCACTGGAGGAGCTCATCGAGAAAGAG CGTTCAGCTTTAGGTCCAAATGTCACTCGAATCACACTGGAAACGTTCTTGGCttggaagaagaggaaaaaacagGAGAAG GTGGACCGGGCcagggaggagatggagaagaagaaggCGGACTTCAGAGCTGGAAAGTCTTTGGTG GTGAGCGGACGCGAGGTCTTCGAATTTCGGCCAGAGCTGGTGGACGATGACGACGCTGAGGCAGATGACACGAAATACaccgaggaggaggaagaggaggaggaagagcaggaagcAGAG GTGGATGGTGCGGTGCAGGACATAGACCTATCCCGTTTTGTTCCACAAGAGGTCGACCACACAGGCATCACCGTAGCATCTGTCGACCGCTTCGCCTCCAAAAAACCATCAGAGCCGTCGTCACAACCCG ATGAGCAGCTGAACGGAGCGTGCGGAGGCGAGACAAACGGCCTtcctggagcagaggaggacggAGGCGAGGAGGGCGgagacgacgacgacgacgacgaggAGGTGCCTGTGGACGAAAACCTGTTCACTGGAGAGGACCTGGACGAGCTGGACGAGGAGCTTAACACTTTGGGCCTGGAGGACTGA